The region TCATCCAGGTCATCCCCACCGCCCCGTGCCAGGCTTTCCGCCAGCGTAAAGTCCGATGGATCGATCTTGCCACCCGGAAAGACGGTCGCGCCACCGGCAAACTTCAGACTGGCATTGCGCTCCACCATGAGAATCTGGGGCGCGCCACCGGCAGGGGCATGCCGGAAGATGATCACGGTTGCCGCGGGAGTGGTCTTGCTCAGCCAGTTTTCGGGCTCGATATCGTGCGTTTCCATCTTGGCAATCATGTCCCGCCAACGCGCGCTTGCCAAGCCTCGAGAAACTGTCGGATCGCTTTACATCGTCGCAATCGACATCATGACCTCGCGATAGGAAAAACCAGAAGAACAGGGCCATTCCGCAAACTGGCACGGAACATGCTTATGTCTCGATGTCCCGAAGAGTAGCTTCTTCTCGAGGCGGAGCCAGTCCCCCGGTCTCTATGGCTCCGCCTCTCCCGGGACCTCCCACAACAAGCAAGACATAAAAAAGACGCGACCGGCATTGCCGACCGCGCCTCTCAAAACGCTCTCGTTGTGGAGCTCAGGCTGCCTTGACGCCGGAATCTTCCATCAGCTGCTGCAATTCACCAGCCTGGAACATCTCCATCATGATGTCCGAACCGCCCACGAACTCGCCCTTGACGTAAAGCTGCGGGATCGTCGGCCAGTCGGAATACGCTTTGATGCCGCTGCGGATTTCCATGTCCTGCAGCACGTCAACCGAGGCGTATTCGACACCCAGATGCTCGAGGATGGCAATGGCCTTGCTGGAAAAGCCGCACTGCGGAAACAGCGGCGTGCCCTTCATGAACAGGACGACGTCGTTGCCGTTGACGATTTCGGAGATGCGCTGCTCGGTCGACATGGTGGATGAGTTTCCTTTCCGCCCTCAGTTGGGAACGGCAGTGGTCAGTTGCAAGGCATGAAGCTCGCCGCCCATGCGCCCGCCCAGCGCATCATAGACCAGCTTGTGCTGCTTGACGCGGCTCAGGCCAGCAAAGGCGGCAGATGTGACACGGGCGGCATAGTGATCGCCGTCGCCCGCAAGGTCCGTGATCTCGACCTCTGCGTCCGGCAAGGCCGCACGGATCATCGCCTCGATCTCGGCCGCAGGCATTGCCATCAGGCTTCGCCCATCAGCTGGCGGCGAGCGTCGACCTGCTTGGCTTCCATCGCCGCGCGGATTTCCGCTTCGTCGGTTTCGATCCCGGCCGAAACCAGGTCGCCCAGCAGCTTGCGGATGACGTCCTCGTCGCCGGCTTCCTCGAAATCGGCCTGCACGACCGACTTGGCATAAGCCTCGGTCTCGGCTGCATCGAGGCCCATGCGCTCGGCGGCCCAGGTGCCCAGCAGACGGTTGCGGCGGGCGTGGACGCGGAACATCATTTCCTCGTCACGGGCGAACTTGGCTTCAAAAGCCTTCTCGCGATCGTCGAACGTGGTCATCGGCCGGATATCCTTCGTAAAAGGGTTTCTCCAGCCGATAATCAGCGAGCGCGTTCCCTGCAAGGCGTCACGAAAAGAAACACTGCCCGGAGTGTGAAAGGCTGGCAGGCCGGCTCAGATCCGCCCGCGGCGAATGTCGAGCAGGACCCCGCCTTCGCGGCTCACATCACAGGAGAAGCGGTCGCCATTGCGCAGCGTGCCGGACACCCGGTAGCCATCGCCATTGCGAGTAGCGTCGTAGACCTCGTCCACCTCACCCGTCCGCTCGGCTTCGGTGACGCAGGAATCCACCGCGTCGTTCAATCCGCGCGAGCCGACGCCTGCCCGGCTGTCATCTCGCCAGTCGTCAGGCTGCCGGTCGCGCTGAACGTCCCGCTGATCGTTGCGCTGATCGACCTCGGGGCGATAGCGATAGCCATCGTCCTCGGACGCATTGCGCTTCTTCTCGGCCTTGCTGGCAGCCGTGGCGATCGCCGCGATGCCGCCGATGATCAGCAGCCCGGCCAGCACATCCCCGCCGTCAACGCCGCCGCGATCGCGGTGCCATCCGCGTCCGCCCCAGCCGCCGCGATCCCAGCGTCCATGGGCTTCGGCAGCAACTGGCAGTGCCGTTGTCGCCAGCGCGGCCAGCGCCATTGCAATCCTGGAAAAACGTCCCGCCATCATCATCCCTCCACAACCGACCGCCTGCCCCGATCCATGGGCTGGCCGTCGGCGCCCGTCATTCCTGCAGGGCTAGGCGGCCCAGGCTTTCCGATGCCTGAACCGCCTGCCTTTTCATGAGTCAGAGGCCGCGAATGCCGCTGTAGTCGAGGTCGACCACCCGGCCCCGCTCCACCTTGCACTTGAACGAGCCGCTGTCGTAACCGCGCAGGGAGTTGTTCCAGCCGCGATAGTCGCCGCCCCAACCGTTACCGTAGTAGCGGTCGCCAGTGCGCCAATCGCGCCCGCGCGTGTTCACCGCGATACGACCGCGCACTTCATAACCCCAGCGGGTGTTCCTCACGTCGCGGATGTCGGTAACGTCGGCCCGGCCATAGCTGTACCGGGCGGCGTTGCGCTCTGCCGCGCGGACGCATTGTTCGATTGCCTGGCGCGGATTGCCGCGGCCATAGTAGCCATCGCGATAGCGCCCGTCGTTCCAACCGTCCCGGCCCCTCCAGTCCCTATTGGGCCAGTCATCGCCATAGCCATAGCGGTCATAGTCGCGGTCGTTGTTGTTGCTTGCCGCAGCAGCGATGGCGGCAATTCCGCCGATCACCAGCGCTCCAGCGATGATGTCACCTCCGTCGATGCCGCCGCGATGATCGCGGGCAACTGCGGGAGAGGCCGAAGACACCGCGACCGCGGCGGCGGCAGCAGTTCCGACCAGGGCCTTGGAAAAAGTCTTCATGGCTCAGATCCTTCAAAGCGGCGGGCCTTTCCCGCCATGCATGAAGGTTTGCCTGATTCGCCGTGATAAGACGCTGAACCGGGCCGACAGGATTTGTTCATATAAACACCCACCAACCTGAACGGCATCACTTGCCCTGCGCGCCAGCCGGCAACCCCGTCCAGTAGGCCAGAAACGAAAGCACATCCGCGCCCGTGCCGATCACCTTGTCCACCGGCTTGCCCGCCCCGTGCCCCGCGCGGGCCTCCACCCGCAACAGGCGCGGCCGCTCACCGATGTCAGCCGACTGCAGCGCCGCCACATACTTGAAGCTGTGCGCCGGGACCACGCGGTCATCATTATCCGCAGTGGTCACGAGGATGGCCGGATAGGTCCTGCCCCCGATGATGTTGTGATAGGGCGAATAGCTGCGCAACGTATGCCAGTCCCCCTCGCGATCAGGACGGCCATAATCGTCAACCCAGAACCGGCCCGAGGTAAAACGGTCAAACCGCAGCATGTCCATCACGCCGACATCGGGATTGGCCGCGGCGAACAGGTCGGGCCGCTGGTTCACGACTGCTCCCACCAACAGGCCGCCATTCGATGCGCCCTGGATCGCAAGGCCGCCCTTGGCCGCGATGCCTTCCTTCACAAGGTATTCGCCCGCCGCGATAAAGTCGTCGAAGCTGTTCTGCTTCTTCTCGCGCCGCCCTGCTTCGTACCAGGTGCGCCCCAGCTCGCCGCCGCCGCGGATGCTTGCCAAGGCGAACGCTCCGCCCGCCTCGAGCCAGGCCATGCGCACCGGCGAATAGCCCGGCGTCAGGGCAATGTCGAAACCGCCATAGCCATAGAGCAGGGTCGGCAGCGGCTTGCCTGCCGCCGCCAGCGCCTTCTTGCGCACGACGTAAAGCGGCACCATCGTCCCGTCCTTCGAAGGGTACTGGCGCTGCTCGACCAGATAGTCTGCCGGATCGAATGCCATCTTGGGCACAGCAAACGGTGTCACCGCGCCGCTCTGCAGGTCCATGCGGTAGATCGCGGGCGGCAGGTTGAAGCTGGTGAACTGGTAGAACGTCTCCGCATCGCCCGGCCGTCCGCCGAAACCGCTTGCCGTGCCGATGCCGTTAAGCGTGATCGCCTTGCCCGGTCTGCCCCTGCGATCGGTCATCACCGCAATTGTCTGGCCATCCTTCAGGTAGGACAGCAGGAAGCGGTCGCCGATCATCCGCGCGCCTTCCAGCGTATTGCCGCGCTCGGGCACGACCACGGTCCAGCCCTTCCGGGGTTGGGCAAGGTCGATATTGACCAGGTGATAGTTCGCCGCGCCACGATCGGTCAGGAACCACAAGCGATTGCCTATTCCTGCCACCAGGCGCCAGTGATCGGCGATCTCCGGAACCAGCGGCTGGACGATCCACTGCCCTGCCCGCCTGCCACCAAGCTGGATCAGATGCACCGCGTTGCGCTTGTCGGTGCTGACCTCGCTGATCACCACCGCCCAGCGTCCGTCACTCGTTACCAGCGCCTTGTGGCTCAACTCCGGCTGCCCGGGCGTTGCGTGAACCAGTTCGTCCCGATCCTGCGCAGTGCCTACCCGATGGAACCACACCGCCTTGTTGAAGCGCGGCGCCCGCGGATCATCGCCCGGCCGTGGCGCGGGAAAGCGGGAATAGAGGAAACCCTCGTCGCCCACCCAGGCAATATCCGTGTCGTTGGCCCAGGCGATGCGCTCATCAAGGATGCGTCCGGTCCCGACATCGACGACGCGCAAGGTGCGCCAGTCACTGCCCGCCTCCTGCTCCGCAAAGGCAACGTACCTACCCGAGGGCGATGGCTCCCATTGCGCCAGTGCCAGTGAACCATCGGCACTCCAGCCATTCGGATCGATCAACAGGCGCTGCCTGCCCTCCACGCCCTTGCGGACCCACAACGCCGACTGGTTCTGCAACCCGGAATTGCGTGTGTAGAAATAGCTGCGCCCCGCCTTGCGCGGCAGGCCATAGCGCTCAAAATCAAACAGGGCGCGAATGCGACTGGCAAACCGCTCACGGCCGGGGAGCCTTGCCAGATATTCCCCGCTCAAGGCGTTCTGCTCTGCCACCCACGAAGCAACCGCGCCATCGGTGCGCGGATCGGCTTCAAGCCAGCGGAAGGGATCGGCAACCCGCTGCCCGAAAACCTGCTCGACCAGCGCATCGGCCCGGGTCGCTGGATAAGCTGTCTTCGGCAGGACAAGCATGGCCTTGCCGCTGCCGGGGCTGGAGCCGCCAGTGGCCTCAGGAAAGGCCGCTTCGGAACTGTCCGCAACTGCCCGGCCTGCTGACAGCAGCGCCGCCAACAGAAGTGCGCCGCCCAACAGGCCGCGCGCAGACCTTGCCATCTCCCGCATCATCGTTGGCACAAGCCTAGCACAACGCAACGTGCTGCGGGAGATGCCCTTATCCCTCAGTCCGTGGCTTTCAGCCCCGTCCAATGCGCCAGAAAGGCATAGACGTCAGCCGTTTCCTCGATCAGCTTCGAGATCGGCTTGCCGGATCCGTGCCCCGCGCGGGTTTCGATGCGGATCAGTTGCGGCATCGGCCCAAGTCCGGCGGCCTGAAGCGCGGCGGCATACTTGAAGCTGTGCCCCGGCACCACGCGGTCGTCGGTATCCGCCGTCGTCACCAGCACCGCCGGATATGGCGTGCCAGCCTTCACGTTATGATAGGGCGAATAGCTGCGCAGCAAGCGCCAGTCAGCCTCCTTCTCCGGAAAGCCATAGTCGAACACCCATTCGCGCCCCGCCGTGAACTTGTCGAAGCGCAGCATGTCCATCACGCCGACCGCCGGATGCGCCGCCGCAAACAGGTCGGGCCGCTGGTTGACGACTGCTCCGACCAGCAGGCCGCCGTTCGAACCACCCTCGACCGCAAGGCCCTCCTTGCTGGTCACGCCACTGGCCTTCAGCCATTCGCCGGCCGCAATGAAGTCGTCGAAAACGTTCTGCTTGGTCGGGCCCTTGCCGGCGAGGTGCCATGCCTCGCCGTACTCTCCGCCACCGCGCAGATTTGCCACGGCATAGGCCCCGCCTGTCTGCAGCCAGGCCATTCGCGCGGGCGAATATCCCGGCAGGATCGAAACGTTGAACCCGCCATAGCCATAGAGGATGGTCGGCACCGGCCCCTTCAGATCCTTGCGCCGCACCACGAACATCGGGATTTTCGTGCCGTCTTTGGAAGGATAGAATACCTGCTGCGTTTCGAACTGCGCCGGATCGAACGCCAGCTTGGGTGCTTCCCACACGCTGGCCGATGCCGGCTTGGTCGCGTCGAAGGCATAGATTGTCGCGGGCTGGGTAAAGCCGCTGAACGCGAAGTAACCCTGTCGCTCACCCGGCTCCCCCACAACGCCGGCAATACTGCCGATCCCCGGCAAGGCCACCTTTGTCACGCCTTGGCCATCCAGCCCCGCCAGGCGCATCTCGGCCTTGACGTCGCGCAAGTAGTTCAGCACCAGCCGATCACCGACGATGCGGGCTCCGTCCAGTACGGCCTCGTCCTCACTCACGACCGGAGCGAACACCGGCTCTGCGCCGGAAAGGTCGACCATCACCACCGCTTTGCGCGGTGCATCCTTGCTGGTCATGAACCACAGCCGGTCGCCGATACCCTCGACCAAGGTCCATTCGTCGGCCAGCGAAGTGATCAGCGGGCGAACCTTCCAGTCGCCCTTGCCGATCGCGGCAACGCCAACGGCATTGCCCTTCTCGCTACCGGTGCTGGTCGAAACAACCAGCCAGCGCTGATCGTGCGTCACTTCGGCCGAGTGATAGAGCCGGGGATTGTCCGGCGTCGCATGGACCTGCCGGTCCTCGCTCTGTGCCGTTCCCAGTTTATGGTACCAGACCGACTGGTTCGAACTGACCGCCTGAAACGCCTCGCCCGCCTTTGGTTCGGGAAAGCGCGAATAGATGATCCCATCATTGCCCGCCCAGGCCAGCCGCGAGAACTTCACGTGCTCGATCGTGTCCGAAAGCACCTCGCCGGTCTCGACGTCGATGACCTTGATCGAGCGCCAGTCCGTCCCACCATCCTGCACCGAATAGGCCACCTTGCTGCCATCGTGCGAGGGCACCCATTCGTCCAGCGCGGTGGCACCATCCTTGGCCCATCCGTTCGGATCGATCAGCACCCGCCGCCCCCCACGGCTGTCGCCATTGCCATCAGCGTTGCGCACGTAGAGCACGGACTGATTCTGCAGTCCGGAGTTGTGCCGGAAGAACACGTGCTTGCCCGCCTTGACCGGCAGGCCATAGCGTTCGAAATCGAAAAGCTTCATCAGCTTCTGCTCGAACGCAGCACGCTCGGGCAGCGCCTTCAGGTATGCGTCGGTGAACTTGCTCTGCTCATCGACCCAGGCCGCGACCTTGGGGTCGACACGTACGTCCGCTTCCAGCCAGCGATAGGGGTCCGCCACCTTTTCGCCGAAGAATGTCTCGGCCACCGGGCCTCGCTCGGTCTCGGGATAGTTCACGGCTGTTTCTCCGGCATGGGCAGGTGCAGACAGGCTGACGGCCGCCACCGCAGTGGCGAACAGGAATTGGCGCAAAGGCATGGGAAGGCTTTCCGGTGAATCATTCGGTTGCAGCCGAAACTAGCCGCCTCCCTGTTACGCACAAGTCCCACGCAAGAAAAACGGGCGGAGCCAATGGCCCCGCCCGTCAATCTCGTCGCTCGAACCGAAGCGCGAATTACGCGGCTTCGTATTCGTCTTCATCGGCGGTCATCACCGGGCCCGAATCCTGGCCCTTGGCCGAGGTATCACGGTCGACCAGTTCGATCACGGCGATCGGCGCCGCGTCCGAAGCGCGGATGCCAGCCTTGATGATGCGGGTGTAGCCGCCGTTACGGTCGGCATAACGCTCGGCCAGAACGGTGAACAGCTTCTGCAGCTGGGCGTCGTCAAGCAGACGGGCATGGGCGAGACGACGGTTCGAAAGGCCGCCCTTCTTGCCAAGCGTGATCAGCTTTTCGATGTAGGGGCGCAGTTCGCGCGCCTTCGGCGTCGTCGTGGTGATCTGCTCATGCTTGATCAGCGCAGCAGCCATGTTGCGCAGCATCGCGATGCGGTGGGCAGAAGTACGACCCAGCTTACGCTGGCCAAGTTTATGACGCATGGTATTTCCCTTCCGTTCGTAGGGGGGCCGTACGAGGTACCCCGATCCAGGTCAGTTAGCGGGCTGACCAAATCCCGTAATTCGCCAAGCCAGGCTCGGCTGAAACCATTTGGGCCCGGTGGGAGCGAGAAGCGTGGTTTCCGAGCACCGGAGCGCAGCGTACTTTCAGTACGTGAGCACCGGAACGCAGGAAACCGCGCTTCGCAGCCCCGCATGGGCCGAATGGATCAGCCGAGAAGCTCCTGCTCGAGCTTCTTGGCCATCTCTTCGATGTTCTCCGGCGGCCAGCCGGGGATGTCCATGCCGAGGCGCAGGCCCATCGACGAAAGGACTTCCTTGATCTCGTTGAGCGACTTGCGGCCGAAGTTCGGCGTGCGCAGCATCTCGGCTTCGGTCTTCTGGACCAGGTCGCCGATGTAGATGATGTTGTCGTTCTTGAGGCAGTTGGCCGAACGGACCGACAGCTCGAGCTCGTCGACCTTCTTGAGAAGGTAACGGTTGAGCTGGTTGGCATCGCTCTCTTCCGGCGCATGGGCAGCAACGCCGCCGGCAACCGAGGGAACGTGGCCGACCGGCACCTGGTCGTCGAAGTGGACGAACAGCGCGAGCTGGTCCTGGAGGATGCGCGCGGCATAGGCCACGGCGTCTTCCGGGGTGATCGTGCCGTCGGTTTCGACCGTCAGGTTGAGCTTGTCGTAGTCAAGCTCCTGACCGATACGGGCGTTGTCGACCTTGTACGAAACCTGGCGAACCGGCGAATACAGCGAGTCAACCGGGATCAGGCCGATCGGCGCGTCAACCGGACGGTTCGACACGGCGGGGACATAGCCCTTGCCGGTGTCGACGGTCAGTTCCATGTTGAACGTCGCGCCTTCGTCGAGATTGCAGATCACGAGGTCCTTGTTCATGACCTCGATGTCGCCGGTAACGGCGATGTCGCCTGCCTTCACTTCGCCCGGGCCAGTGGCCGAGAGCTGCAGACGCTTGGGGCCTTCGCCCTGCATCTTGAGGGCAATCTGCTTCACGTTGAGCACGATGTCGGTCACGTCTTCGCGGACGCCAGCGAGCGACGAGAATTCGTGAAGGACGTTCTCGATCTTGATCGAGGTAACCGCCGCGCCCTGAAGCGAGGAGAGCAGCACGCGACGCAGCGCGTTGCCGAGGGTGAGACCAAAGCCACGCTCAAGCGGTTCGGCGACGAAAGTCGCGCGGCGCTTGGCGTCGTTGCCCGGCTTGATCTCGAGATTGTTGGGCTTCTTCAGTTCCTGCCAGTTCTTGATGTTGACAGTCATGGAATTCCCCTGGGGTTTGTGCGGGCTTTTGCCGGTTGCCGGGATGCTTAATTCCCGGCTCCGGTCGAGATATTGGGTGAAAGGGGCGCCGGTACCTGCACCCCATCCACCATAGGCAGGATCAGACGCGACGACGCTTCGACGGACGAACGCCGTTGTGCGGGATCGGAGTCACGTCACGGATCGCCGTGATGGTGAAGCCGACCGCCTGGAGTGCGCGCAGGGCGCTCTCGCGGCCCGAACCCGGACCCTTGACTTCGACTTCGAGGGTGCGGACACCATGTTCCGCAGCCTTCTTGCCGGCATCGTCAGCTGCGACCTGCGCAGCGTACGGCGTCGACTTGCGGCTGCCCTTGAAGCCCATCATGCCGGCCGACGACCACGAAATGGCGTTGCCCTGAGCATCGGTGATGGTGATCATGGTGTTGTTGAAGCTGGCGTTTACGTGCGCGACACCGCTGGTGATGTTCTTGCGCTCGCGGCGCTTAATGCGCTGAGGTTCGCGTGCCATTGTTTACTATCCTCGAGAAACTGGGACGGAAGAAGGACCTGAAAAGGTCTTACTTCTTCTTGCCGGCGATCGGCTTGGCCTTGCCCTTGCGGGTGCGGGCGTTCGTGTGCGTGCGCTGACCGCGGACCGGCAGGCCCTTGCGGTGACGCAGACCACGATAGCACGCGAGGTCCATGAGGCGCTTGATGTTCATCGCCACTTCGCGACGAAGATCGCCTTCCACGGTGTGCTCGGCATCGATCGTTTCGCGGATCTGAAGGATCTCGGCGTCCGAGAGATCAGCCACGCGACGGGTGTGTTCGATACCCAGCTTGTCGGCGATCTGCTTGGCCTTGTGAGCGCCAATGCCATGGATATAGGTGAGCGCGATGATCACGCGCTTGTTGGTGGGGATGTTGACCCCGGCAATACGAGCCACTTGCTTCTCCGTTTGCTCCACAGGCCGCGCGAATCACTCACGCCGCCTATCTCATCGCGAAAACTCACTCGGGAAATCCCGGATTTCTGCAATATTTCAGAGCCTTGACCCTGCACCTGCAGATTGCGTCCGGAAATGAGTGAAAGGCGCGATTAGGCGGTTTCGACTGCAACGTCAACCGCTACGCAAGCACAAAAGCCGGACTGCGCGCCGTTCGTGGCACGGTCCTGCTCGGATATGGAGCAACCTTTACCCCAATCGCGGCGCGAGGTCAAAACCCCCGGCGCGCAGTTTCACTCGGCCGAAGCAATGACCCTTGCCCACCATATCGTCGCGGTGGGCTACGTCGTGACGCGCGACGTTCCGGGTGACTTCATCGGCCCGGGCAACCCCGCCCGCATCGTGCGGCAGGGCATAGACGCGGGATGGCTCGGCCGCCTGCTCGAAGCCCACATCAACCAGCGCCTGATGCATGCGCGCGAGGCGATCAAGCTCAGGCTGGCAAAGCGCGGTCCGATTGCCCTCGATGCCACGTACGACACCGACGACTGACCTCCAACCTTACCGATTGTCACCACCCCGATCCATATTAGACCACAGGTTCTAATAATATAGGGGGAGAGAATTCGATGGCCGCACTGCGTCTTCCGCCGCTTGTAAGACTGGCCCTGCTCGTGCCGCTGACCTTGCTGCTTGCGGCATTTCACGGGTTCGTCGGCTGGCACAAGGTCTTCTCCTCGCGCGAGGAACTGATGCACCACACCGCATGGACCGTGCATCTGCCGGAATGGCTCGGACGCTTCGTCGGCATCACCGAGCTTGCGCTCACGCTACTGCTGCTGCTGGCACTGGTCCGGCCACGATACAGCCGCCTCGGCATGTTGGCGGCGTGCGGCTTCATCGCGCTGGAACTGGTCTCCACCGTAACCCATCAAATCGCGCAGGACGGCGCATCGCTTTCCCAGAACCTGCTGTCGATCTTTATAACGGCCGTCGTCGCATGGCTGTTTGCGCAAAGGGCTGCGGCCGCTAGATAGCGAAGCGTTACGGCGCCGACTGGGCGGCCGTCCCTCCAGCGTCGGATATCGCCATCACCACTCGCCTGCGCATCGCCGCATCGCTCGACTATGCCATGGCTGGCCCCGCTCCGGTGCTGATGCAGATCGGCGTTGCGGACGTGGCAGGACAGCGCCTGCTCGAAACCCGTTGCATCACCACGCCCGGCATCGCCCACACCGTCCCCGGGCACGATGGCCTGGGCGAGCGCCTCTGGCTCGAGCCGCAAACGCGGTTCGAGGTATCCTACAAGGTCACCGTCGAGATCGACCGCCAGCCCCTGCCGCTGGCCGACCTTGCCGCCGACCCCCTCACCGCCCTGCCCGGCGAAGTGCTCGAATACCTCTTCCCTCGCGCTATTGCCCGGTCGACACGATGCACGCCGCCGCCGTCGACATGTTCGGCCACCTCACCGGCGGCGCGGCTGTAGAGGCCGTGCGCGACTGGATCGCCACCCACCTCGCCTATGTCCCCGGTGCCAGCCACGGCGGCACCACCGCGCTCGACACCTTCCACGCCCGCGAAGGCGTCTGCCGCGACTACGCCCACCTCCTGATCGCGCTCGTCCGCAGCCTTGGCATCCCGGCAAGAATGGTCAGCGCCTACAGCCCCGACGTGAACCCGCAAGACTTCCACGCCGTAGCGCAAGTCTGGCTGGCCGGAGACTGGCACCTCGTCGACGCCACCGGCATGGCCGACCCTGCGACAACCGCGATCATCGGCGTAGGCCGCGACGCAGCCGACATAGCCTTCCTGACGATCTTCGGCGCGGCAACGCTGAACGAGCAGGTGGTAAGCGTTTCGATAGATGGCAGCGCCCCGACCGCACGATCAGCCGAAGACAGGTGACAGACGGCGCAACTCGCCGGCTGCCCCATCGGTCAGGATCCAGAGCGAGCCATCAGGCGCTTCAGCAATGTCGCGAACCCGCGTCCCCAGATCGATCCGCTGTACCTCGCTCGCCGATGCTCCTTGAGGCCTTACCCTGACAATCCCGTGAGATTGCAGGCCAGTCAGAAGAATGTCCCCGCTCCAGTCACCGAAAAGCTTGCCCCCGCATACGATCATGCCGGCTGGCGCGATCACCGGTGTCCAGGAAATAGCCGGCGCCTCGTACCCATCACCCGGCGCGTGATCGGGGATTGCAGGTCCAACATAATTGTCCCCGTTGGATACAGCCGGCCAGCCGTAATTGAGCCCGGGTTTGATGACGTTTAGCTCGTCACCGCCCTTCGGCCCCATTTCGGATGACCACAGCCGTCCATCGCGCGTAAACGCCAGACCGTAGTGGTTGCGGTGGCCGATCGTCCAGATTTCCTTCTTCGCCGTTGCGCTGGCCGCGAACGGATTATCTGCAGGTATCGAGCCATCACGGTTGAAGCGGAGGATCTTGCCCAGCGTATTCGACAGGTCGAACAGGAAACTCGCGTCCAGCTCCTGCCGATCGCCCGAAGTCAGGAACAGATACCGGCCATCGGGCGAGAACGCCATGCGCCCGCCCGGTTCGCCCGAACCATCAAAGGCAACAATTGTGGGGTCCTGGCGAAAGAACGTGACGACATTCGACAGTTCCGGACCGGTCGTTCCGTTGCCGAGTACGGCATGGGCCGCTTCCATCCGTTGCGGGAACAACGTCGGTTCATCCTTCGCCCGCCCCACCCGCAAGGCGGCGCGATCTTCCACCATGTAGGTGATGAAGATCTGCCGGGTTGAGGCATAGTCTGGTGCAAGCTTTACATCCAGCACGCCGATCGATGCCGGAAGTCCGCCCACCGCCTTCTTCGTACCGTCAGCGGCAACAAGCCATAGCGCACCCGATGCGCTGCGCTGGCTCACCAGCATCCGGCCATCGGGAAGCATGGCCATGGCCCACGGCTTGTCGAAGGTGGCGACTGCCACCGATTGCGTGACACCGCTGATCGTCGCTGGCGTGGCCGATGCCGTGGGCGTGGGTCCGCTTGTGCCCGGAGGCACTGCAACCGTCGATGATCCACCATCCCCGGAGCCGCACGATCCAAGCAGGACAGCGGCGAACGCCAGAACGCATTTCTTCATCGCGCCTCGGTATCGGTGGCACGGCTGCTCAACAAGCGCAGCGCGCCAACCATGCCCTTGAGACTGATCCAAAATGGTAATTACGGCGCCACTTTACTAAATACACTTATCTACCCCCTCAAATCCGCTCCGCCTGCGCCACCGCCTCGCTCGCCCGCAGCGCCGAGATAATCCGCGTCAGATGCGCCAGATCGCGCACCTCCAAGTCCACCTCGTAAGTATGAAACGGGTTCTCCCGCTGCGTCATCTCGAGGTTGACGACGTTGGCGTGG is a window of Novosphingobium sp. THN1 DNA encoding:
- a CDS encoding DNA-directed RNA polymerase subunit alpha — encoded protein: MTVNIKNWQELKKPNNLEIKPGNDAKRRATFVAEPLERGFGLTLGNALRRVLLSSLQGAAVTSIKIENVLHEFSSLAGVREDVTDIVLNVKQIALKMQGEGPKRLQLSATGPGEVKAGDIAVTGDIEVMNKDLVICNLDEGATFNMELTVDTGKGYVPAVSNRPVDAPIGLIPVDSLYSPVRQVSYKVDNARIGQELDYDKLNLTVETDGTITPEDAVAYAARILQDQLALFVHFDDQVPVGHVPSVAGGVAAHAPEESDANQLNRYLLKKVDELELSVRSANCLKNDNIIYIGDLVQKTEAEMLRTPNFGRKSLNEIKEVLSSMGLRLGMDIPGWPPENIEEMAKKLEQELLG
- the rpsK gene encoding 30S ribosomal protein S11, which codes for MAREPQRIKRRERKNITSGVAHVNASFNNTMITITDAQGNAISWSSAGMMGFKGSRKSTPYAAQVAADDAGKKAAEHGVRTLEVEVKGPGSGRESALRALQAVGFTITAIRDVTPIPHNGVRPSKRRRV
- the rpsM gene encoding 30S ribosomal protein S13, with protein sequence MARIAGVNIPTNKRVIIALTYIHGIGAHKAKQIADKLGIEHTRRVADLSDAEILQIRETIDAEHTVEGDLRREVAMNIKRLMDLACYRGLRHRKGLPVRGQRTHTNARTRKGKAKPIAGKKK
- a CDS encoding DoxX family protein, translating into MAALRLPPLVRLALLVPLTLLLAAFHGFVGWHKVFSSREELMHHTAWTVHLPEWLGRFVGITELALTLLLLLALVRPRYSRLGMLAACGFIALELVSTVTHQIAQDGASLSQNLLSIFITAVVAWLFAQRAAAAR
- a CDS encoding transglutaminase family protein, with the protein product MHAAAVDMFGHLTGGAAVEAVRDWIATHLAYVPGASHGGTTALDTFHAREGVCRDYAHLLIALVRSLGIPARMVSAYSPDVNPQDFHAVAQVWLAGDWHLVDATGMADPATTAIIGVGRDAADIAFLTIFGAATLNEQVVSVSIDGSAPTARSAEDR
- a CDS encoding PQQ-dependent sugar dehydrogenase; translation: MKKCVLAFAAVLLGSCGSGDGGSSTVAVPPGTSGPTPTASATPATISGVTQSVAVATFDKPWAMAMLPDGRMLVSQRSASGALWLVAADGTKKAVGGLPASIGVLDVKLAPDYASTRQIFITYMVEDRAALRVGRAKDEPTLFPQRMEAAHAVLGNGTTGPELSNVVTFFRQDPTIVAFDGSGEPGGRMAFSPDGRYLFLTSGDRQELDASFLFDLSNTLGKILRFNRDGSIPADNPFAASATAKKEIWTIGHRNHYGLAFTRDGRLWSSEMGPKGGDELNVIKPGLNYGWPAVSNGDNYVGPAIPDHAPGDGYEAPAISWTPVIAPAGMIVCGGKLFGDWSGDILLTGLQSHGIVRVRPQGASASEVQRIDLGTRVRDIAEAPDGSLWILTDGAAGELRRLSPVFG